One Bacillus sp. FJAT-52991 genomic region harbors:
- a CDS encoding CapA family protein produces the protein MERRRKKRRRLKRPVRNVLIVLCVFIAALIVYNLTIKPDKSYTEETENKEKSDAVEVSKNEPVQTTIKISAAGDFTLGTDESFTYAGSFPDEAQKNGLPYFTAELGDVFKQDDLSTVNLEGPLTNATEKAVKKFRFKGDPSYVEILQLAGIESVNLANNHTFDYLQKGYDDTIATLKKNKIGYFGYENTYVTTVKGVKIGVLGYEGWDDTEETRAKVKAGIEEVKNQGAEIVLVHFHWGVERQYVPTSSQQTLAHFAIDNGADLILGHHPHVVQGIEEYKGKFIVYSLGNFMFGGNRNPSDKDTYVFQQTFHLTDGQLTDKKEIKVIPFSISSVPDRNNYQPKLLTGDEAVRVKNKIIDVSNQIQGSDWTKYEVQ, from the coding sequence ATGGAGAGGCGAAGAAAAAAACGTAGACGGCTGAAAAGGCCTGTTCGGAATGTACTTATCGTTTTGTGTGTATTCATCGCAGCACTTATTGTTTATAATTTGACGATCAAACCAGATAAATCCTATACCGAAGAGACGGAAAATAAAGAAAAGTCTGATGCTGTTGAGGTTTCTAAAAATGAGCCGGTACAAACAACGATTAAAATCAGTGCCGCAGGAGATTTCACGTTAGGAACGGATGAAAGTTTTACATACGCAGGGTCGTTTCCTGATGAAGCGCAGAAAAATGGTCTGCCTTATTTTACTGCTGAGTTAGGGGATGTGTTTAAACAAGATGACTTATCCACCGTCAATTTAGAAGGACCATTGACGAATGCGACTGAAAAAGCGGTAAAGAAGTTTCGATTTAAAGGAGATCCTTCTTACGTTGAAATTCTACAGTTAGCGGGCATTGAATCGGTCAATTTAGCGAATAATCATACATTTGATTACTTGCAAAAGGGATATGACGATACCATCGCTACATTAAAAAAGAATAAGATTGGTTATTTCGGTTATGAAAATACATATGTGACCACGGTTAAAGGTGTAAAGATCGGCGTTCTTGGATATGAGGGCTGGGATGATACCGAGGAAACACGAGCTAAAGTCAAGGCAGGGATTGAAGAGGTCAAGAACCAAGGAGCAGAGATTGTTCTAGTTCATTTTCACTGGGGAGTTGAACGGCAATATGTGCCTACATCGTCGCAGCAAACATTGGCCCACTTTGCGATTGATAACGGTGCTGACTTAATTCTTGGTCATCATCCTCACGTGGTCCAAGGCATTGAAGAATACAAAGGAAAATTTATTGTCTACAGTCTGGGCAACTTTATGTTTGGAGGAAACAGAAATCCAAGCGATAAGGATACGTATGTGTTCCAACAAACATTCCATTTAACAGATGGTCAATTAACCGACAAAAAAGAAATCAAGGTCATCCCATTTTCAATTTCTTCTGTACCTGACAGAAATAATTATCAGCCTAAATTATTAACAGGGGACGAAGCAGTAAGGGTCAAGAATAAAATCATCGATGTATCCAACCAGATTCAAGGGTCTGATTGGACAAAATATGAAGTGCAGTAA
- a CDS encoding transporter suffix domain-containing protein has translation MKNGLFLPIFIQTSLLWEEDIMSESKKQTHPLFYKMGMVLIVGSAVFWIFPFIIPFLSFSTAMKATLITGSLICAEIVFWLGLLLVGKEAAMKFRSSKSIRKWKRRRE, from the coding sequence TTGAAAAATGGCTTGTTTTTGCCTATATTTATTCAAACAAGCTTACTTTGGGAGGAAGATATTATGAGTGAATCGAAGAAACAAACACATCCACTTTTTTATAAAATGGGTATGGTCTTAATCGTTGGATCAGCTGTCTTTTGGATTTTCCCCTTCATTATCCCTTTCCTATCTTTCAGCACGGCCATGAAAGCAACGTTAATTACCGGATCACTCATCTGTGCAGAAATCGTTTTTTGGCTAGGGTTGTTGCTTGTTGGGAAAGAAGCGGCTATGAAATTCCGATCGTCAAAAAGTATTCGAAAGTGGAAAAGAAGAAGGGAATAA
- a CDS encoding polysaccharide deacetylase family protein: MKKKVIVSIFSGTTIILLLLFSNVLANNNRLIENQEIESETISEKPSIEPTHREEHQTNPTTHSNQQEEQHINSNKNSLLPKIPVFMYHHFDKNIQNGVIADPAIFEEQMRLLKENGYTTLTTQDVIDIKNGKLSMPQKPIMITIDDGYESNYTYVYPILKKFNMKATIFIITDYIENPQNHPSEYPKMNWEQIQEMSDSGLVLFQAHTDILHTKYSSLLKPMVVNGEVETYEQYEQRVFNDVVKCKNILESRLGKPVTAFSYPNGLYSSSSEEIIKKAGYEMTVVTEPGLLDLQKDDSLYLVKRINIHGKASADSILTKIAEMEAKERYKVID; this comes from the coding sequence TTGAAGAAAAAAGTTATTGTCAGTATTTTTAGCGGAACCACTATTATTCTATTACTTTTGTTTTCAAACGTGTTAGCCAACAATAATAGATTAATAGAAAATCAAGAGATTGAAAGTGAAACCATTAGTGAAAAACCAAGCATTGAGCCTACCCATCGTGAAGAACATCAAACAAATCCTACAACTCATTCTAATCAACAAGAAGAGCAACATATCAATTCTAACAAAAATTCTCTACTTCCAAAGATTCCTGTGTTTATGTATCATCATTTCGATAAAAACATTCAAAATGGAGTTATTGCTGATCCAGCAATATTTGAAGAACAAATGAGGCTTTTAAAAGAAAATGGATATACCACATTAACGACACAAGACGTCATAGATATTAAAAATGGGAAGTTAAGCATGCCGCAAAAACCCATTATGATTACTATAGATGATGGGTATGAAAGTAACTATACTTATGTGTATCCTATTTTGAAAAAATTCAATATGAAAGCAACCATATTTATTATTACTGACTATATTGAAAATCCACAGAACCACCCTAGCGAATATCCTAAAATGAACTGGGAACAAATACAAGAAATGAGTGATAGTGGGTTAGTGCTATTCCAAGCTCACACAGATATTCTACACACAAAATATTCCAGTCTGCTAAAACCGATGGTAGTAAACGGTGAAGTGGAAACATATGAACAATATGAACAACGCGTCTTCAACGATGTTGTTAAATGTAAAAACATTTTAGAAAGTCGCCTTGGAAAGCCAGTAACTGCTTTTTCTTATCCAAATGGGCTTTACAGCTCAAGTTCCGAAGAAATCATCAAAAAAGCAGGCTATGAAATGACTGTGGTTACAGAACCAGGATTGCTAGATCTCCAAAAAGATGACTCATTGTACTTAGTCAAACGTATAAATATTCACGGAAAAGCCTCAGCGGACTCTATTTTGACAAAGATCGCTGAGATGGAAGCTAAAGAACGATACAAAGTCATCGATTAA